A window from Pichia kudriavzevii chromosome 5, complete sequence encodes these proteins:
- a CDS encoding uncharacterized protein (PKUD0E01490; Pfam Domains: ADH_zinc_N(9.9e-11)|ADH_N(2.6e-08)) has translation MNSGLIRSKALTYSSFWNLGVSYINVPTNIKPGEVLVHVRAVSVNPFDIMMHKLSLFFIGSFKKVTGCDFAGEVVKAGENAPFKEGDSIYGCRLAPMSINGTYSEYIIVDPKKCIFCDKIPEGMIYEQAASIPCVSATAYGALKMGINRICPTIKDDLEGSLKGKNILVIGAGTSVGSYAVEMAKKYMDAKAVVVTCGTRSEQRLRDAGADLALDYHDGDLKNVNEILKYVKDHGKFDMVLDCVRNEVYYDYADIILKAPSDNGAFVQLYGSNSMNLFNCSLSSIIFPSFKSIKYKLMHLLGVYKSPLYVYKLAYDSTFGSVIDTMWRKKLLDTPIDSIFRGWSQYDLALHKVATANISGKVVCIL, from the coding sequence atgAATAGTGGCTTGATCAGAAGTAAAGCCTTGACGTACTCCAGTTTTTGGAACTTGGGAGTTTCATACATAAACGTGCCAACTAACATTAAGCCCGGAGAAGTATTAGTTCATGTGAGGGCAGTATCTGTGAATCCATTTGATATTATGATGCATAAACTCAGTTTGTTCTTTATAGGATCATTTAAAAAAGTGACTGGGTGTGATTTTGCTGGAGAAGTTGTAAAAGCTGGAGAAAATGCACCATTTAAAGAGGGTGATTCTATCTATGGTTGCAGACTTGCTCCAATGTCCATCAATGGTACATACAGTGAGTATATTATTGTTGATCCAAAGAAGTGTATTTTTTGTGATAAGATTCCAGAAGGTATGATATACGAACAAGCAGCGTCAATACCTTGTGTATCAGCTACAGCATATGGTGCATTGAAAATGGGTATCAACAGAATATGCCCTACTATCAAAGATGACCTCGAAGGTTCATTGAAAGGCAAGAATATTTTAGTAATTGGAGCAGGAACCTCGGTGGGATCCTACGCAGTCGAAATGGCCAAAAAATACATGGACGCCAaagctgttgttgttacATGTGGAACAAGATCAGAGCAGAGGTTAAGAGACGCAGGAGCAGACTTGGCTCTTGATTATCATGATGgtgatttgaaaaatgtcaATGAAATTCTCAAGTATGTGAAGGACCACGGCAAATTTGATATGGTATTAGACTGCGTTAGAAATGAGGTATATTACGATTATGCGGATATTATTTTGAAGGCTCCATCTGATAACGGAGCCTTTGTTCAATTGTATGGCTCGAACTCGAtgaatttgttcaattgtagtttatcttcaataatttttccaAGCTTCAAATCAATTAAATATAAGTTGATGCATTTGTTGGGAGTTTACAAATCTCCATTGTATGTCTATAAGTTAGCTTATGACTCCACCTTCGGTAGCGTCATTGATACTATGTGGAGAAAAAAGTTACTAGATACACCAATAGATAGTATTTTTAGAGGTTGGTCTCAATATGATCTTGCTCTTCATAAGGTAGCTACAGCCAATATTTCGGGAAAAGTTGTGTGTATTTTGTAG
- a CDS encoding uncharacterized protein (PKUD0E01500), whose product MSLVKNNKVFITPTKKLFYTTSPLKRIYGPDGLTTSVLQRHNISRREKLLAAYRNVVRLVKYIQIHNHFRQILVVLAKIRLRQDYKYRRSIFLNTPYNESDFDVRLVNTVNFIHNASLDNPYNETSRPSSLEFKIINSLVQFENTKALPGPLRGRLKSEFVAIEKWRELRGIERAWNMSNADEKTKDERMWWLEGQKLRNDVCFDYLKELQLIEKKTFLDHMVTSMIEYERAIVLLNEECHLFL is encoded by the coding sequence ATGAGTTTGGTGAAAAATAATAAGGTATTCATTACACCGACAAAGAAGCTGTTCTATACAACGTCGCCTTTGAAGAGAATATATGGGCCTGATGGTCTAACAACGTCGGTATTGCAACGGCACAATATATCACGTAGGGAAAAGCTGCTAGCCGCATATCGCAATGTTGTGAGACTCGTTAAGTATATTCAAATACATAACCATTTCCGGCAAATATTGGTTGTTTTGGCAAAAATTAGATTGAGACAAGACTATAAATATAGAAgatcaatttttttgaacACTCCCTACAACGAGAGTGACTTTGATGTTCGTTTAGTCAACACTGTCAATTTCATACATAACGCTTCATTGGATAATCCCTATAATGAAACTTCACGACCTTCAAGTTTagaattcaaaataataaattcaTTGGtgcaatttgaaaacactAAAGCATTACCTGGACCATTGCGTGGAAGGTTGAAAAGTGAATTTGTAGCGATCGAAAAATGGAGGGAATTAAGAGGAATTGAAAGAGCTTGGAACATGAGTAATGCCGATGAAAAAACTAAGGACGAGAGGATGTGGTGGCTTGAGGGGCAGAAATTAAGAAATGATGTATGTTTTGACTACCTAAAAGAGCTGCAACTAATCGAGAAGAAAACGTTCCTCGACCATATGGTTACCTCGATGATTGAGTACGAAAGGGCTATTGTCTTACTGAATGAAGAGTGTCACTTATTTTTATAG